Proteins found in one Merismopedia glauca CCAP 1448/3 genomic segment:
- the trpC gene encoding indole-3-glycerol phosphate synthase TrpC, with protein sequence MQIRRRPPNPPVNVTTLRYQVPVEDAEPRHILEEIVWHKELEVEKMRERVSLLELQRQAKDTPSPKDFMAALRLGKTQPAVIAEVKKASPSKGVIREDFDPVAIAKSYQAGGATCLSVLTDSKFFQGSWENLALVRQAVDLPILCKEFVIYPYQIFLARTKGADAILLIAAILSDKDLKYYLKIIKTLKMTALVEVHTLEELERVLSLADIDLVGINNRNLETFAVDLQTTSQLLAAKGSELGERNILTVSESGLYEAKDVKLVADAGAKAILVGESLIRQANPGAGISAFFAEKNW encoded by the coding sequence ATGCAAATTCGCCGCCGTCCTCCCAATCCCCCAGTAAATGTTACTACTTTGCGCTATCAAGTCCCAGTAGAAGATGCCGAGCCTCGTCACATTTTAGAAGAAATTGTTTGGCATAAAGAACTTGAAGTCGAAAAAATGCGAGAGCGAGTGAGTTTGCTAGAACTGCAACGCCAAGCCAAGGATACTCCATCTCCAAAAGACTTTATGGCAGCTTTGCGTCTGGGAAAAACTCAACCTGCTGTAATTGCAGAAGTAAAAAAGGCTTCTCCTAGCAAAGGGGTAATCAGAGAAGATTTCGATCCAGTGGCGATCGCTAAATCTTATCAAGCAGGTGGCGCTACTTGTTTATCCGTCTTGACTGACAGTAAGTTTTTTCAAGGTAGTTGGGAAAACTTGGCTTTGGTACGTCAAGCAGTAGACTTACCGATTCTTTGTAAAGAGTTTGTCATCTATCCCTATCAGATTTTCCTAGCTCGTACCAAAGGTGCAGATGCTATCTTACTGATTGCAGCTATCCTCAGTGATAAAGACTTAAAATATTACCTGAAAATAATTAAAACTTTAAAAATGACAGCTTTGGTGGAAGTACACACATTAGAAGAACTAGAGCGCGTATTATCTCTAGCAGATATCGATTTAGTTGGAATTAACAACCGGAACCTCGAAACTTTTGCTGTCGATTTACAAACCACTTCTCAACTATTAGCCGCTAAAGGTAGTGAACTTGGCGAACGGAACATCTTGACTGTGAGTGAGTCTGGGTTGTATGAAGCTAAAGATGTCAAACTAGTCGCCGATGCTGGAGCCAAAGCCATTTTAGTGGGCGAATCTCTGATCAGACAAGCTAACCCAGGAGCCGGAATATCGGCTTTTTTTGCGGAAAAGAACTGGTAA